In Candidatus Thermoplasmatota archaeon, the genomic window CGTCCGGACGCGATTGTTGCGCGCGGGCGACGCGTCCCGGGACGCGTTCGGGGCCGACACCGCGTACACGTCGGATCCGCCGAGATCGGCGAAGAGCGCGACGCCCGGTCCCGAGGATTGTCGGAGGTCCTCGTTCTCCGCCAGGGTGTCCACCACGATCACGTAACGGTCGTTTCCTCCGAGGTCGATGAAGGCGCTCCGGCCGGAGGCCTCGGCGCGCGCCTGCAGGCGGGCCTCGTGATCATCGTCGCCGTCGAGATCGAGGAGCGCCGCGAAGCCCGCGGTCGCGACCGCGGCGTTCCTTACGACATAGCGGTCGCGGCCCGCCGCGTCCAGGAGGACGCCGTACGAGCTTGCGCCCGACGCGTGGGCGATGTCGCGCGCGAGGTAAGCGTCGTCGCCCGCAAGGTCGAGGAGGAATCCCCGCCCCGCTGCGAGGACGCCGTGCTCTCCCGCCTCGTAGCGATCGTTGCCCCCGAGATCGATCGAGACCCCGCCGACGGCCGTGTTGTTTCCGTACGCGTCGGCGTCGTCGAGACCCAGGTCGATCGTCAGGAGGGCGGGGCGATCGAACCGGCTCGGCGCGCCGGCGAGGCCGACGGCGAGCCGCCCCGGCACGTGGACGAGAAGGCCGTCGTCGCGCGGCGTGAGCGGCGTCGCGACGACGGCGTCGCCCGGCCGGTTCGGATCCGAGCCGAGGAGGGCCTCGATCAGGTCCGGAACGCGGTCGTCGTCGCGGTCGGACGTGGCGGGGTCGGGGTCGGGCGACGTGTCCACGCCGTCGGGGACGAGGTCGCCGTCCCCGTCGCCCACGGTCTGGACGCGCGGGCCGAGGTGGACGACCACCGCGCGCTCCCGTCCCGGCGAGAGGGCGGCGACAGGCGCGGGGTCGTTCGCGCGCGGGAACGCGTCGACGCCCGCGGCGTCGAGGAAGAGCGCGACGCCGCGCGCCCCCGAGGCCGTCTCCGGCCGGGGGAGGCCGAAGCAGGCCGCGGGAGGCGCAGGGCAGGTCCCGTTGTACCGGTCGTCCCCGCCGAGGTCCGCGAGGCCCGCGAACGTCGCGCTCGCGGGCGACGCGTCGTGGAGCGCGGAGAATCCGCTTCCGCGGTACGTGTCGTTTCCCGAGACGTCGACGAGGAGGCCGGTCGCGAACGAGGCCACGTCGGTCGTGCGCGCGCGACCGAGGGGACCCGAGGATTGGTAGCGGTCCGCGCCGAGGAGGTCGATCGTCATCCCCACCGCGTCGACGCCGTGGGCGAGCGCGAGCTCGCCGCCGTCGTAGACGTCGCTTCCGGCCGCGTCCACGAGGAGGCCGAGCGCGGGCGCCCCGGGGCGTCCGCGCGCCGCGCCGAGCGTGAACGGCTCGACGGCGCGGTAGCGATCGTTCCCGCCGAGGTCGATCGCGACCGAGGAGCGGAGCATGGCGGCGTCGACGGGCGTCCTGAGGGTCGGGCCCGCGAGATCGAGCCCCGCAAGCGGGGCTTCGTAGACGTCGTCGCCGCCGAGGTCGAGGAGCAGGGCGGGCGCGAAGGGCAGGACGTCGCGCGTCACGTGCGTCGCGTCGGCGCCGAGGATGACGATCAGGCCATCGTTGTACAGGACGCCGGGCGCGCCGAGGGTGGTCGCGGGGACGCGGGCGGCGCCGACGAGCGCGAGCGCGCGCGCCTCCGCGACGACCCCGGCCGAGGCCTCGAGGACGCGTTCGCGGCGGGCCCCGATCCCGGCGACGCCTTCGCGCAGGAGGATCGCCTCGTCGCGGGTGAGGGGGCCGTCCGCGGCGAGCAGGGCCGCGAAGCGCTCCGATGCGTCGGGCGTGGCCGCGTCGCGATGGGCGGCGAGGGCGCGGAGGAGACGCCCGACCGCCGCCGCGAGATCCGACCCGAGGAGCCTCTCGAGATCGGACGCGTCGGCGCGGGTCGCCGCGGAGGGGGCGTCCGGCTCGCGGCGCAGGCGCGCGAGGGCTTCGGCGAGGTCGACCTCGAGCGCGGGCGGCCGCGCCGCGACGGCCGCTTCGAGCAGCGCGTGGAAGTTCGGAGCATCCGCGGCGAGCGAGGCGTTCGCGCCCGCGCGCAGGAGCCGCGGCCACTCGGCCGCGAGCGTGGCGGCGAGACGCGCCCCGCCGTCGCGGCCGGCGGCCTCGAGGAGGCGCCCGAGGGGATGGGCGAGGTCGGGAGGGACGCCCTCGACAGGGTCGGCGCGGGAGACGGCGGTCGCCCCGCCCGCGAGCTTCCGCAGGACGAGGTCCACGTCCGCGCCAGGGTCGAGCGGGGGGCTTGCCAGCCTTGCGCGGTCGGCCGCCTGCGCCGCCGGAAGGGCACGCCGCGCCGCCTCGACGGCGGCGTGCGCGACGCGGGCGGCCTCCAGCAGCGCGTCGAGGTCGATCGCCGCGAACGGGTCCCCCTCCCCGGTCGCGGCCTCGCTAAGCGCGCGGTCGAGGTCTTCGGCGGTCGCGGCGGCAAAGGCCTGGTCGCGAAGCGTCCGCGCGCGGGCGACGCCGCCCGCGAGGCGCTCGACCTCGGCGGCGACGGCCGGATGGTCGAACGCGAATCGGGCGAGGGCCGCGCGTTCGGCCTCCGTCGCCGGTCGACCGAGCGCCTCGAACCAGGCGCTCCATCCGCCGTTCGCGAAGGGCGAACGGGGCGCGCCGAGCAGCCCGGAGACCGTCGTCGCGCCGAGGGCGAGGTCCTCCCCCAGGAGGGCCGGGAGCGGAGAACCCGCCTCCCGGACCGGGGTCCCGCCCGCGGCGGCGAGGGCGGGATGCAGCAGGAGCAGGACGAGGAGGACGACCCGACCGGCGGGGCCGGCCGACCGGGGGCGGGATCCTGCGATCGGCGCGGTCGACATGAGGCCTCCGTCGGCGACAGTTCGAGTGCAAAACGATAAGCGCATTGGAGGCACGCTGTGAAATCGCCGCCCCCGGCGGCGCGCACGGCGCGGAAGACCCGTGTGCGTCCGGTGCGACGTCAGTGGGCGGGATCGTGGGCCCCGATCGTGTCCGTGTACGCCACGTGCACCATGAGCGTGTCCCGGAGGCCTCGCAGCTCGTCCGTGAACTGCCGCACGGCCGCGGCCGGGCCCTCGACGAGGAACACCTCGACGCAGTTGCCGCCCCCGTGGCTGTGGATGGCGCTCCGGATGATGCGCGCATGCGCATGGCGCAGCTCGAGGACGCGGCGGGAGTTCTCCTCGTAGACCGCCGTCACCGTCGCCGTGCGCGGGCCGCGCCCGCCGCCGCCCTGCGCCGCGAGGGTCGCGATGAGGTGGCGCAGGGCCGCCCGCACCACGTCGCTGCGGCCGGCGTAGCCGCCGCCCGCGATGAGGTCGTCCACCTGGGCGACGAGGGGGTCCGGGAGGCTCACGCTGAAAACGCTCACAAGGCTTTCATGATTCCTAGGAACATCAAGCCTCCTGTGAACGGCGACCCCGACCTTTCACAACGGTTGCGGAGAACGGCCGTGGCCATTGCGAGCAACAAGGAAGATTCATAAACGCCGCCAGGCTGGACGCTCATGGCCTCCATGCCTTCCCGCCTCGCCCTCGTCGCCGTCGTCCTCGTCGCCGCCGGTTGCGTCGGCCCCGCGCCCGCGCCGCGCGACGACATCGTCGCCTCGTTCTACCCCGTCCAGTTCCTCGCCGAGCGCATCGCGGGCGACGACCTCGCCGTGGGCGTGCTCGTCTCCGCGGGCGTCGAGCCGCACGAGTACGACCTCCGGCCGAGCGACGTCGCGCGCCTCGGCGCCGCCCGCCTCGTCCTTCTCCACGGCGCCGACCTCGAAGGCTTCGCGAGCGAGGTCGCGACGGCGACGGCGAAGCGCGGGGTGCCGGTCGCGACGGTGACGGAGGGCATCGACCTCCGCAAGGCCATCGAGGAGGGCGAGGAGGTCGACGACCCGCACGTGTGGCTCGACCCCGTGCTTTTCGCCGAGGAGGCGAAGAACGCGCTCGCGGCGATCGAGGCCGCGGACCCCGCGAACGCGACCGCGCACCGCGCGCGCGCCGCGACCCTCGCCGCCGACCTCGCGACGCTCGCCGACGCGTACGAGGCGGGCCTCGCCATGTGCAAGAAGCGCGCGATCATCACGACGCACGCGGCCTTCGGCTACGTCGCGGCGCGGTACAACTTCACCGAGCACAGCGTGAGCGGCCTCGAGCCCGAGGCCGAGCCATCCGCGGAGGCCGTCCGGGCCGCCTCCGACCTCGCGCGCCGCGAGAACATCACCGTCATCTTCTTCGAGACGCTCGTCTCGCCGAAGGTCGCGCAGGTGATCGCGAACGAGATCGGCGGGGAGGCGCGCGTGCTCAATCCGATCGAGGGCCTCACGGACGAGGAGGCCGCGCGCGGCGAGGACTACTTCTCGATCATGCGGCAGAATCTCGCGGCCCTGCGGCACGCGATGGAGTGCGCCTGATGGCGGTCAAGCCCCCGACGATCGAGGCGCGCGGCGTCACCGTGGAGTACGGTCGCGAACGCGCGCTCGAGGACGCGAGCCTCACGATCGCCGCGGGGGAGTTCGTGGGCGTGGTGGGTCCCAACGGCGCGGGCAAGAGCACGCTCCTGCGCGCGCTCCTGGGACTTGCGCCGATCCGGCGCGGCGAGTCCAAGCTCTTCGGATCGCCCGTCCACGACTTCACGGACTGGAGCCGCATCGCGTTCGTGCCGCAGAACGCGAGCCAGGTCGATGCGCAGTTTCCCGCGACCGCGCTCGAGATCGCGCTCCTCGGGAGGGTTCCGAAGCGCGGGCTCTTCCGGCCGCTCACCGCGGGCGACCGCGCGAAGGCGCTCGGCGCGATGCGCGAGGTGGGCGTCGAGAAGCTCGCCGGCCGCCTCGTCGGGACGCTTTCGGGGGGCGAGCGGCAGCGCGTGCTCCTCGCGAAGGCGCTCGCCTCGGATCCCGACCTCCTCATCATGGACGAGCCGACGACGGGCGTCGATCCCGGCGCGCGCGCGGAGTTCTACGAGCTGCTCGACCACCTGAACCACGACCACGAGATCACGATCGTCCTCGTGAGCCACGACGCGGAGGCCATCGCCGAGACGGCGCACCGCGTCGTCGTCGTGAACCGCCGCATCGTTTTCGACGGGACGCCCGCGGCCTTCCGCGAGGAGGGCGCGCTCTCGGGCGCCTACGGCTTCGACATCCGTCACGCCCGGACGGGCGTGCATCCCGGAGGCGAAGCCTGATGGTCGCGGGCCTCGCGGAGGCGTTCTCGTACGAATTCATGCAGCGCGCGCTCCTTGCGGGCGCGTTCGTCGCGGTGACCTGCGCGGTGCTCGGCGTCTTCATGCTCCTGCGCGGCCAGGCGCTCCTCTCGGACGGTCTCGCGCACATCAGCTTCGCGGGCATCGCGCTCGCCCTCCTCGTCGGTTGGGCGCCGCTCGAGATGGCGCTCGTCGCGGCGGCCCTCGGCGCCGTCGGCATCCAGCTCCTGCGCGAACGGGGCCTCGCGAAAAGCGACGTCGCGATCGGGCTGTTCTTCACGGGCGGCCTCGCGCTCGGCATCGCGCTCGTGAGCCACGGCCGCGGCATCACGGGCGGCATCTCGACGTACCTCTTCGGCAGCATCCTCGCCGTGAGCGAGGAGGACGTCCTCGTC contains:
- a CDS encoding metal ABC transporter ATP-binding protein, with translation MAVKPPTIEARGVTVEYGRERALEDASLTIAAGEFVGVVGPNGAGKSTLLRALLGLAPIRRGESKLFGSPVHDFTDWSRIAFVPQNASQVDAQFPATALEIALLGRVPKRGLFRPLTAGDRAKALGAMREVGVEKLAGRLVGTLSGGERQRVLLAKALASDPDLLIMDEPTTGVDPGARAEFYELLDHLNHDHEITIVLVSHDAEAIAETAHRVVVVNRRIVFDGTPAAFREEGALSGAYGFDIRHARTGVHPGGEA
- a CDS encoding CopG family ribbon-helix-helix protein is translated as MSVFSVSLPDPLVAQVDDLIAGGGYAGRSDVVRAALRHLIATLAAQGGGGRGPRTATVTAVYEENSRRVLELRHAHARIIRSAIHSHGGGNCVEVFLVEGPAAAVRQFTDELRGLRDTLMVHVAYTDTIGAHDPAH
- a CDS encoding metal ABC transporter permease, which produces MVAGLAEAFSYEFMQRALLAGAFVAVTCAVLGVFMLLRGQALLSDGLAHISFAGIALALLVGWAPLEMALVAAALGAVGIQLLRERGLAKSDVAIGLFFTGGLALGIALVSHGRGITGGISTYLFGSILAVSEEDVLVVLALAAGVILVILALYKELLYLAFDEEAARVAGLPVRSMGYLFSILTAASVVLAARVVGVLLVGALIIVPAATGLRLAKSFRAALALSIAFGLASVALGLWASLALDVAAGAAIALAALVLYTLATAAYAATRRAA
- a CDS encoding zinc ABC transporter substrate-binding protein; its protein translation is MASMPSRLALVAVVLVAAGCVGPAPAPRDDIVASFYPVQFLAERIAGDDLAVGVLVSAGVEPHEYDLRPSDVARLGAARLVLLHGADLEGFASEVATATAKRGVPVATVTEGIDLRKAIEEGEEVDDPHVWLDPVLFAEEAKNALAAIEAADPANATAHRARAATLAADLATLADAYEAGLAMCKKRAIITTHAAFGYVAARYNFTEHSVSGLEPEAEPSAEAVRAASDLARRENITVIFFETLVSPKVAQVIANEIGGEARVLNPIEGLTDEEAARGEDYFSIMRQNLAALRHAMECA